In the genome of Bosea sp. ANAM02, the window TCAGGCGGCGACCCTATGCCAGCTCAAAGGGGTTGGGCAGCCCTTGCTCTGTTTATCAGGTCGGCAGCAGGCGCAATGGCGTGCCTGCCGCCTTGTCATAGGCCGAGCCGGATCAGCGCGCGGCCGTGACGACGATCTCGATGATCGCGCCGCCGCCGAGATCGGCGACGCCGACGGTCGCGCGGGTCGGCATGTCCTCGCCGAAGAAGCCGGTCCAGGCGGCGTCCATCTCCTTCTTCTGGGAGAGGTCGGTGACGAAGATCTGTGCGGCGACGATCGCCTTGCGGTCTAGCCCGACCTCGCCGAGATAGCCCTCGATCTTGCCGAGGATGTTCTGGGTCTGGGGCCCCATCGATTGCGTGGTGTCATCGGCGATGACGCCGCCGACGAAGACGAGGTTGCCGGTCTCGACGATACGGTTCTGAATGGGCGTGCGGATGGAGCGCTTGATGGCCATGGGTGGTCTCCTGTGGTGAAACTCAG includes:
- a CDS encoding RidA family protein, producing MAIKRSIRTPIQNRIVETGNLVFVGGVIADDTTQSMGPQTQNILGKIEGYLGEVGLDRKAIVAAQIFVTDLSQKKEMDAAWTGFFGEDMPTRATVGVADLGGGAIIEIVVTAAR